From one Planktothrix agardhii NIES-204 genomic stretch:
- a CDS encoding putative cation transmembrane transporter produces MLNTKTILSALLIFVPISIAGHFLEWGSTIVFVTSALAIIPLAGWMGTATEEIAVVLGPNLGGLLNATFGNATELIIGVVALNAGLIDVVKSSLVGSIIGNLLLVMGLSMFLGGLRFKEQKFQPVIARLNASAMNLAIIAILVPTAVDVTSIGIEESTMQTLSAAVAVVLITVYVLTLLFSMKTHSYLYDVGVAENDEDGEITPEEAGHEAENVNLKLWIGVLLLATLTVAFESELLVGTLEEATSSLGLTALFTGVILVPIIGNAAEHATAVTVAMKNKMDLSVSVALGSSLQIALFVAPVLVLAGWILGQPMDLNFNPFELIAVAVSVLIANSVSSDGRSDWLEGVLLLAAYTVLGIAFYFHPIIEGIG; encoded by the coding sequence ATGTTGAATACAAAAACTATACTCTCCGCCCTGTTAATTTTTGTGCCGATTTCGATTGCGGGTCACTTTTTGGAGTGGGGATCAACTATTGTATTTGTCACCTCAGCCTTAGCGATTATCCCCTTAGCGGGTTGGATGGGAACTGCAACCGAAGAAATAGCCGTCGTCCTGGGCCCGAATTTAGGCGGGTTGTTAAATGCCACCTTTGGGAATGCAACGGAATTAATTATTGGAGTTGTCGCCCTGAATGCTGGATTAATTGATGTGGTCAAATCCAGTTTAGTCGGCTCAATTATAGGAAACCTACTATTAGTTATGGGTTTATCCATGTTCTTAGGAGGTTTACGCTTCAAAGAGCAAAAATTCCAGCCCGTGATTGCCCGTTTGAATGCCTCGGCCATGAATTTAGCGATAATTGCTATTTTAGTACCAACGGCAGTAGATGTTACCTCCATTGGCATTGAGGAATCCACCATGCAAACCCTCTCGGCGGCGGTGGCGGTGGTTTTAATTACGGTTTATGTTCTTACCCTGCTGTTTTCGATGAAAACCCACTCCTATTTATATGATGTGGGAGTGGCCGAAAACGATGAAGACGGCGAAATCACCCCAGAAGAAGCCGGACATGAGGCAGAAAATGTGAATTTAAAGCTGTGGATTGGGGTTTTGTTATTGGCTACCCTAACTGTAGCCTTCGAGTCGGAATTATTGGTGGGGACTTTAGAGGAAGCTACCTCTAGTTTGGGACTAACAGCATTATTTACCGGGGTAATTTTAGTTCCCATTATTGGTAACGCGGCTGAACACGCCACCGCCGTTACCGTGGCTATGAAAAATAAAATGGATTTATCCGTATCCGTGGCCTTGGGTTCGAGTTTACAAATTGCCTTATTTGTGGCCCCTGTGTTAGTTTTAGCCGGATGGATATTAGGCCAACCGATGGATTTGAATTTTAACCCCTTTGAATTAATCGCCGTTGCCGTGTCTGTGTTAATTGCTAATTCCGTCAGTTCCGATGGCCGTTCCGATTGGTTGGAGGGGGTTTTACTCTTGGCTGCTTATACCGTTTTGGGTATTGCGTTTTACTTCCATCCGATTATTGAGGGGATTGGTTGA